CTGATGCGGGGCACGACCGATCTCAATCCCCGGATTCGCACCGCGCGCGGGCCCCACGGGGCCCTGGCCCGCTTCGCCGGACGGTGCCTGCAGGACGTACTGCGCCTCCTGCCCCGGCGTCGGCTTGACCTCGACGTCGAGTGGGACCGCCCCGGCGATCAGACCCTGCGCCTGCGGCTGGTGTTGATCTGGACGCGGTCCGAGCGGACCTACACGATCCTGGTGACCAACGTCTCCCGAGGGATCCTGACGGCGCGCCACGTCACCGAGCTGTATCGGTTGCGGTGGCAGATCGAACTGGTCTTCAAAGAATGGAAGTCCTACGCCAATCTGCACGCTTTCACCAGCGCCAATCCGGCGATCGTTGAGGGCCTCATCTGGGCCAGCCTCTGTGCAGCTGCGTTGAAGCGCTCCCTCGCCCACGTCGCGCAGCGGAGCCGCACGACCATTCCCATCTCCACGCGCATTGTGGCCATGTGTGGGGCCCACATCCTCCCCCGGCTCGTGCGCTCGGCCCTGACCGGGTTTCGGCATCTCGAGGCCATCGTGCACGACACCCTGCGGTATCTCTGCGACAACGCGGCTCGAGCGCATCCCCAACGCGACCGCGTCCGTGGCCGCATGCGCTTCGGGCTCGATTACGTCGGTGTCACGGCTTAAGTACCAAGCTATGAGGCGGTATTAGCGGGGTTTTCGACGGGGGTGGGGTTTTCGACGGGTCGGGGTTTTGGCGGAAGTTGACCGAACGTCCGTTATCAGACGCCC
The sequence above is a segment of the Luteitalea sp. genome. Coding sequences within it:
- a CDS encoding transposase, coding for LMRGTTDLNPRIRTARGPHGALARFAGRCLQDVLRLLPRRRLDLDVEWDRPGDQTLRLRLVLIWTRSERTYTILVTNVSRGILTARHVTELYRLRWQIELVFKEWKSYANLHAFTSANPAIVEGLIWASLCAAALKRSLAHVAQRSRTTIPISTRIVAMCGAHILPRLVRSALTGFRHLEAIVHDTLRYLCDNAARAHPQRDRVRGRMRFGLDYVGVTA